One stretch of Rosistilla oblonga DNA includes these proteins:
- a CDS encoding DUF1598 domain-containing protein, whose amino-acid sequence MKCPQGLQVRVRSAICIASMLVIAAPSFAGQVGFQQNSVGGVMVDAGGVVRAATPDEQQQLLRTVRAQVRVAAGELAKPAEMRMISLKGLQKAIATALANGTELPEEIRYLAGLQRVQYVFAYPEQNDIVIAGPAEPWIVRDDAAVVGAISGQPMMLIDDLVTAMQSVEAARRSGISCSIEPTAEGHQRLNRLLSKVQLRNGQNPKALEPQMKQAFGPQMVKINGVPTDSHYARILVAADYQMKRIAMGLEPSRLPNLPSYLQMARGSLTQSNANPRWWMACDYNSLSHSEDKLSWKLSGCGVKTMTENDLIGADGQVVGNAKADPKAQQWADLMTENYSELSQQFPVFGQLRNMIDLSVVATLIVQERLDETAGVNLDLLMGRGTEVPVAVYTAPAAISPECSFLRSRKGWIVTTSGGVDINAFEIVERQAADATLSGVRGKSAAEEATSWWWNG is encoded by the coding sequence ATGAAATGTCCACAAGGTTTGCAGGTTCGAGTTCGAAGTGCAATCTGCATTGCCAGCATGCTCGTAATCGCGGCGCCGTCGTTCGCCGGACAAGTTGGCTTTCAACAGAACTCCGTTGGTGGTGTGATGGTCGACGCAGGTGGCGTAGTCCGCGCCGCCACGCCGGATGAACAACAGCAGTTGCTGCGAACCGTGCGTGCTCAGGTGCGAGTTGCCGCCGGTGAACTCGCCAAGCCAGCCGAGATGCGAATGATCTCACTGAAGGGCTTGCAGAAAGCGATCGCCACAGCGCTGGCAAACGGGACCGAGCTGCCTGAAGAAATTCGCTACCTCGCCGGACTACAACGCGTTCAATACGTGTTCGCCTATCCCGAACAGAACGACATCGTGATCGCCGGCCCCGCCGAACCGTGGATCGTTCGCGACGATGCCGCAGTTGTTGGTGCGATTAGCGGCCAGCCGATGATGTTGATCGATGATTTGGTCACTGCGATGCAGAGCGTTGAAGCAGCTCGTCGCAGCGGAATCAGCTGTTCGATCGAACCGACAGCCGAAGGGCACCAACGCCTCAATCGCCTGCTGTCTAAAGTCCAATTGCGAAACGGGCAGAACCCGAAAGCGCTCGAGCCTCAAATGAAGCAAGCCTTCGGACCTCAGATGGTCAAGATCAACGGTGTCCCCACCGACAGCCATTACGCTCGCATTTTGGTCGCTGCGGATTATCAAATGAAACGCATCGCGATGGGACTCGAACCTTCGCGTCTGCCGAACTTGCCAAGCTACCTGCAGATGGCTCGTGGTTCGCTCACCCAAAGCAACGCAAACCCACGCTGGTGGATGGCTTGCGATTACAACTCACTATCACACTCCGAGGACAAGCTTTCCTGGAAACTGTCGGGATGCGGCGTTAAGACGATGACCGAAAACGATCTCATCGGCGCCGACGGTCAAGTTGTCGGAAACGCCAAGGCAGATCCAAAGGCTCAACAATGGGCGGACCTGATGACCGAAAACTATTCGGAACTCAGCCAACAGTTTCCCGTCTTTGGCCAACTGCGAAACATGATCGACCTGAGTGTCGTGGCAACCTTGATCGTTCAAGAACGGCTGGATGAAACGGCCGGGGTTAACCTCGACCTGTTGATGGGCCGCGGCACGGAAGTTCCCGTCGCCGTCTACACCGCTCCCGCTGCGATCTCTCCCGAATGCAGCTTCTTGCGTAGTCGCAAGGGCTGGATCGTGACAACGTCCGGCGGAGTCGACATCAACGCATTTGAGATCGTTGAACGCCAAGCAGCTGACGCTACATTGAGCGGCGTCCGAGGCAAATCGGCTGCAGAAGAAGCGACCTCTTGGTGGTGGAACGGCTGA
- a CDS encoding polysaccharide biosynthesis/export family protein, whose protein sequence is MLSQEAPRNYILDSNDVLGVYIEGVLPFNAPDVTPQLPPVHFPDADSTLPPSIGFPIAVAEDGTISLPLVEPIDVRGMTIDQVRELIRQAYIKAEILKNEKARPVVTLIKERTYDVIVVRQDQGLTTNDVNSGSQVERGSFRGASGSIVKLPAYQNDVLHALMETGGLPGVTAKNEVKILRASQADKRKRMEIIAQHYREFEEQRRLNPCLCPPAPPEDDSAIRIPLRIPPGVVPDISPKDVLLKSGDIVYIESRDREVFYTGGLLPGGEHPLPRDYDLDVLGAMAIAGTGLGAQVGGGGGGLGASSVGGVPPGRLYILRKTPCEGQVAIEVDLAAATNDPRQRPLVQAGDILILQYKCEEEILNFGLGTFFTYGIRELLNN, encoded by the coding sequence TTGCTGTCGCAAGAGGCTCCGCGGAACTACATCTTGGATTCCAATGACGTCTTGGGTGTCTATATTGAAGGTGTGTTGCCGTTTAACGCACCCGACGTGACTCCCCAGTTGCCGCCAGTGCACTTTCCCGACGCGGATAGCACGCTGCCGCCGTCGATTGGATTCCCGATTGCCGTTGCGGAAGATGGCACGATCTCGCTGCCATTGGTCGAACCAATCGACGTCCGTGGTATGACGATTGACCAGGTTCGTGAACTCATTCGCCAAGCCTACATCAAGGCGGAGATTTTGAAGAATGAGAAGGCGCGGCCTGTCGTGACCCTGATTAAAGAGCGGACTTACGACGTGATCGTGGTTCGGCAGGATCAAGGCTTAACAACAAACGACGTCAATAGCGGCAGCCAGGTTGAACGCGGTAGCTTCCGAGGTGCCTCTGGCAGCATTGTGAAACTGCCCGCCTACCAGAACGACGTGTTGCACGCTCTTATGGAGACCGGAGGTCTGCCTGGTGTTACTGCGAAAAACGAAGTTAAAATCCTGCGTGCTAGTCAGGCTGACAAGCGAAAGCGTATGGAGATCATCGCACAGCACTACCGCGAGTTCGAGGAGCAGCGACGTCTGAACCCATGTTTGTGCCCTCCAGCCCCGCCAGAAGACGATTCCGCGATTCGGATTCCTTTGCGGATTCCACCGGGAGTTGTCCCAGACATCAGCCCTAAAGACGTACTGTTGAAGAGCGGTGATATTGTCTACATCGAATCGCGTGACCGCGAGGTCTTCTACACCGGTGGATTGTTGCCTGGTGGAGAACATCCCCTGCCTCGCGACTACGATCTCGATGTGTTAGGTGCGATGGCAATCGCTGGGACTGGGCTTGGTGCTCAAGTTGGCGGTGGCGGAGGTGGACTCGGTGCTTCAAGCGTCGGTGGTGTCCCGCCCGGACGTTTATACATCCTCCGCAAGACGCCGTGCGAAGGACAAGTTGCAATCGAAGTCGACTTGGCAGCTGCTACGAACGACCCTCGGCAACGACCGCTCGTTCAGGCTGGCGATATCCTGATCCTGCAGTACAAGTGTGAAGAAGAGATCCTGAACTTTGGTCTCGGAACCTTCTTCACCTACGGAATTCGAGAACTGCTGAACAACTAG
- a CDS encoding O-antigen ligase family protein — protein sequence MPDEAHRSASETFTVCWRRLIAGLAAVIPAAAAWDYGGILPWSKWAIAAATAGLLIAVLPLLLLRRPSSRLAYGLPFLALAIWGYAAFQTIPLPGSLVSVIAPASHAAYSQWSEVAGQAVPSSMPISVAPWYTRGYLVLPACFAGFVLIATVVLRGDKNVLILLTLTTIAGVLTSYIGIADKINANELRGDLLDYADQGIPFGPFVNRNNAAGYLNLCLACTIGSLVYRHRKQQRDRKHDNRYQISGGGRWEKLQSRINNFARSTDNLSIVLIVFAIVIASGIFVSGSRGGMLASVAGTLVVCFRSVNRSRKFTALIAISIGLVGFGLLLGSIGMVSAVQERFAQVWGEEALQDGRLDHWQDSLVASANFFPGGAGLGTYRFAYLPFQRVGGSSWFLNADGMPFEWLLEGGLIVVGLILAGIAWTYRLLWNLAFYKNSPTDAAVATTAWFAIPSLMVSQSFDFGILLPANTLLAALILGAVCATIKPAVRSKKQGKSSGSKRRRSGSQSAKQTSSSPSKTSEYPQLEVSPDPHAPTTTYSVAKSSKPVGGGSYPSSRSTARSGASAAHKPTHSPRSAGQRAVDIGLALACWLGCFSTAGLAVRQQYAAAEADHVIRRFNAWRPDLVDAADKIDAIANETHELCERYPRNPDLLLADAQVMLTQARAAMLRDAPEDLERQEFERRWQLTAPLLRRHQFHIQRATAPDRPLDWQSVLMPGESSELFLSARDQTVAALQYCPLNDQIYSLLLTLDFVDEGYVDTERWVNQLHQTGIRRPNTLHRLGVIASTYPGPETALPIWRDELQLVPERLQNVWQTIQQLQIDADLNTLVPDDPAALLTAADKLTTDPETREQLLSRIDAILSSEGRSSLKQLTSEDTFAPNDVEQFSPDTNKPLKHRVADDAQWHYFNARVAMLREDYSAAEDAYREAVQMKPGDLAWRQQFAHLLLQNGKQKEAVKQVERCLLQAPNDRRLLKLAAKFREAEVPPTDEATPAEEVEPTNEQ from the coding sequence ATGCCTGACGAAGCCCACCGCAGTGCCTCCGAAACGTTTACCGTTTGCTGGCGAAGGCTAATCGCTGGGCTGGCGGCAGTGATTCCCGCTGCAGCTGCTTGGGACTACGGCGGCATCCTGCCCTGGAGCAAGTGGGCCATTGCGGCCGCCACTGCCGGACTGTTGATCGCAGTGCTTCCTCTGCTACTGCTGCGGCGTCCCAGCTCCCGTCTTGCCTACGGACTCCCTTTCCTGGCGCTTGCGATATGGGGCTACGCTGCGTTTCAAACGATCCCACTTCCCGGGAGTCTTGTCTCAGTAATTGCCCCCGCAAGTCATGCAGCCTACAGCCAGTGGAGCGAGGTGGCGGGGCAAGCGGTCCCATCGTCGATGCCGATCAGCGTTGCCCCTTGGTACACGCGAGGCTACCTGGTCCTGCCAGCCTGTTTTGCTGGCTTCGTACTGATCGCAACCGTCGTGTTGCGAGGCGACAAAAACGTTTTGATCTTGCTCACGCTTACGACAATAGCGGGCGTTCTGACCAGCTACATCGGGATCGCTGACAAGATCAACGCAAATGAACTCCGTGGCGACCTACTCGACTACGCCGACCAAGGAATTCCATTTGGGCCGTTCGTCAACCGCAACAACGCCGCCGGGTATCTCAACTTGTGCTTGGCCTGCACGATCGGTTCGCTTGTCTACCGCCATCGCAAGCAACAGCGGGATCGTAAGCACGACAACCGCTACCAGATTTCCGGCGGCGGACGCTGGGAGAAGCTTCAAAGCCGTATCAATAATTTCGCCCGTTCGACCGACAACCTGTCGATCGTACTGATCGTCTTTGCGATCGTGATCGCGAGTGGAATTTTTGTCAGCGGATCGCGAGGCGGAATGTTAGCCAGCGTAGCCGGAACTCTCGTCGTCTGCTTCCGATCGGTCAACCGCAGTCGTAAGTTCACCGCGCTGATCGCGATCTCGATCGGGCTCGTCGGATTTGGGCTGCTGCTAGGTTCGATCGGCATGGTCTCTGCCGTCCAAGAACGGTTTGCTCAGGTTTGGGGCGAGGAAGCGTTGCAGGACGGGCGTCTTGACCATTGGCAGGATAGCCTTGTCGCGTCAGCAAACTTTTTTCCCGGTGGCGCAGGACTTGGCACCTATCGATTTGCCTACCTCCCCTTTCAACGTGTCGGCGGATCGTCTTGGTTCCTGAACGCCGATGGGATGCCTTTCGAATGGCTGCTCGAAGGTGGTCTGATCGTCGTTGGGCTGATCCTTGCCGGTATCGCGTGGACCTATCGCCTTCTATGGAATCTCGCCTTTTACAAAAACTCGCCTACCGATGCGGCGGTCGCGACGACCGCGTGGTTCGCGATCCCCAGCCTGATGGTTTCGCAATCGTTTGACTTCGGTATCCTTCTACCCGCCAACACGCTCCTGGCGGCGCTGATCCTCGGCGCGGTCTGTGCGACCATCAAACCAGCCGTCAGATCGAAGAAACAGGGCAAGTCTTCCGGCAGCAAGCGAAGACGAAGCGGTTCGCAAAGTGCAAAGCAGACAAGTTCATCGCCTTCGAAAACGAGCGAGTATCCGCAATTGGAAGTGAGCCCCGATCCGCACGCTCCCACGACGACGTATTCGGTTGCGAAGTCGAGCAAACCGGTTGGTGGTGGTTCCTACCCGAGTTCTCGTTCGACAGCGCGGTCCGGGGCATCTGCCGCGCACAAACCGACGCATTCACCCCGTTCGGCTGGCCAGCGAGCCGTCGATATCGGACTGGCACTCGCCTGCTGGTTGGGATGTTTTTCCACCGCGGGTCTCGCCGTTCGCCAACAATATGCAGCGGCGGAGGCGGATCACGTCATCCGGCGATTCAACGCCTGGCGGCCCGATCTAGTCGACGCTGCCGACAAGATCGACGCCATCGCGAACGAAACCCATGAACTATGCGAACGCTATCCTCGGAACCCCGATCTTCTACTGGCCGATGCTCAGGTGATGTTGACGCAAGCGCGAGCCGCCATGCTTCGCGACGCTCCCGAAGATTTGGAACGCCAAGAATTTGAGCGCCGCTGGCAATTGACGGCTCCACTTTTGCGACGCCATCAATTCCACATCCAGCGCGCCACTGCTCCGGATCGCCCGCTCGACTGGCAATCGGTGTTGATGCCAGGCGAATCGAGCGAGTTGTTCCTCTCGGCTCGCGACCAGACCGTTGCCGCTTTGCAGTATTGTCCGCTGAACGACCAGATCTACTCCCTGTTGCTAACACTCGATTTCGTGGACGAAGGCTATGTCGACACCGAACGCTGGGTGAACCAGTTGCATCAAACGGGAATTCGACGCCCCAACACCTTGCATCGCTTGGGCGTAATCGCTTCGACCTATCCAGGCCCCGAGACGGCGCTGCCGATCTGGCGCGATGAATTGCAGTTGGTCCCCGAGCGATTGCAGAACGTCTGGCAAACGATCCAACAATTGCAGATCGATGCTGACCTTAACACGCTGGTCCCCGACGATCCTGCCGCACTGCTGACGGCGGCCGATAAGCTGACGACCGATCCCGAGACGCGCGAACAATTGTTGTCTCGCATCGACGCGATCCTTAGCAGCGAGGGAAGATCGTCACTGAAGCAACTAACCAGCGAAGACACGTTCGCGCCCAACGACGTCGAACAATTTAGCCCCGATACAAATAAGCCGCTCAAGCATCGAGTTGCTGATGACGCTCAGTGGCACTACTTCAACGCCCGCGTTGCGATGCTCCGCGAAGACTATTCCGCCGCGGAAGACGCATATCGCGAAGCGGTGCAGATGAAACCGGGGGATCTCGCCTGGCGCCAACAATTTGCTCATCTGCTGTTGCAAAACGGCAAGCAAAAAGAAGCTGTCAAGCAAGTCGAACGGTGTCTGTTGCAAGCGCCGAACGACCGCCGCCTGCTAAAGCTTGCTGCGAAGTTCCGCGAAGCCGAAGTGCCTCCAACTGACGAAGCGACACCGGCCGAGGAAGTTGAGCCAACCAACGAACAGTAG
- a CDS encoding MATE family efflux transporter, whose protein sequence is MNIWNRPAGIAEVLRVALPLMISTGCFTLTLFSDRTLLLWYGQPEMAASMAGGNLFWTLTCFPVGIVSMTSAMVAQYAGSGQPQRIGRLIWQAIWLTLAVSPLLWMLIPMSRSIFIAAGQDPSLLDLETIYLQWLLVGASAVVLESALAGFFSGTERTAIVMWVNVVASILNLVLDVVLIFGYAGFPELGIVGAGIASSVSFWAKAIIYFVLMHRRCDIERYGIAAGRCFDWVLCRRLLFFGVPAGLQYQAESGGFAMIVLQIGQVGTDALAATAMAINFNMAAFVPLIGVSIAASVLVGKHLTESGPVLAARAAVSAALLGVCYSAAWAASYVLIPDTLLSLYLAGNQGEAIASTIALAKVLLRFVAVYCIFDAAQIVIAGALRGAGDTWFVLYASVSVAVTWVVVGLVGKGYSNDPLYWWWWMLTCWVMSMAAAMLGRFAHGRWRTLRMVDANEPTAAAVS, encoded by the coding sequence ATGAATATCTGGAATCGTCCGGCGGGGATCGCCGAAGTGTTGCGCGTCGCGCTGCCATTGATGATCAGCACCGGGTGTTTCACCCTGACCCTCTTCTCCGACCGGACGCTACTGCTGTGGTACGGTCAGCCCGAGATGGCGGCTTCGATGGCCGGCGGGAACCTGTTTTGGACGCTTACCTGTTTCCCCGTCGGCATCGTATCGATGACCAGCGCGATGGTCGCTCAGTATGCTGGCAGCGGACAACCGCAGCGGATCGGCCGGCTGATCTGGCAAGCGATCTGGTTAACTCTGGCGGTTTCTCCGCTGCTGTGGATGTTGATCCCGATGTCGCGGTCGATCTTTATAGCGGCCGGGCAAGACCCGTCGCTTCTCGATTTGGAGACGATCTATCTGCAGTGGTTGCTGGTCGGTGCAAGCGCTGTCGTTTTAGAGTCGGCTTTGGCGGGATTTTTTAGCGGCACCGAGCGAACGGCGATCGTGATGTGGGTGAACGTCGTCGCGTCGATCCTGAACCTGGTGTTGGACGTTGTCTTGATCTTCGGATACGCCGGCTTTCCCGAGTTGGGGATCGTTGGAGCGGGGATCGCTAGCAGCGTTTCGTTTTGGGCCAAAGCGATCATCTACTTTGTGCTGATGCATCGACGATGTGATATCGAGCGATATGGGATCGCCGCTGGGCGTTGTTTCGATTGGGTGCTTTGTCGTCGGTTGCTCTTCTTTGGCGTTCCTGCGGGATTGCAATACCAAGCGGAATCGGGCGGGTTTGCGATGATCGTATTGCAGATCGGGCAGGTCGGAACCGATGCCTTGGCGGCGACTGCGATGGCGATCAACTTTAATATGGCGGCGTTTGTGCCTTTGATCGGTGTCTCAATCGCGGCGTCGGTTTTAGTTGGCAAACACCTGACCGAATCGGGACCGGTGCTGGCAGCGCGGGCCGCGGTTTCGGCCGCGTTGTTGGGCGTCTGCTATTCAGCGGCCTGGGCGGCGTCGTACGTATTGATCCCCGACACGCTGCTTTCGCTGTACCTGGCAGGGAATCAAGGAGAGGCGATCGCGTCGACGATCGCACTGGCAAAAGTCTTGTTGAGGTTCGTCGCTGTCTATTGCATTTTTGATGCGGCGCAGATCGTTATCGCCGGAGCGCTCCGCGGCGCGGGGGATACCTGGTTCGTGCTTTATGCGAGTGTCAGCGTCGCCGTGACTTGGGTGGTCGTCGGCCTGGTCGGGAAAGGTTATTCGAATGATCCACTGTATTGGTGGTGGTGGATGCTGACCTGCTGGGTGATGTCGATGGCCGCGGCAATGCTGGGGCGATTTGCCCACGGTCGCTGGCGAACGCTGCGGATGGTGGATGCCAACGAACCTACAGCAGCCGCTGTTTCGTAG
- a CDS encoding rhomboid family intramembrane serine protease: MRKIGELTERAEAVRFCDYLLTIDISAMAETSHSDPQAWAIWIRDEDRLDEARTQFAAFREQPGDAKYNVQKQADEIRKQQEAKNKDRLKQQRKVGGAAWAGSGNFMTRKPRLTIGLVITCVVLFFITDPGAQRSGDDAGAQLFRALRFVGVQDYVESEGDPLASIKKGEIWRVFTPNLLHGSLMHLGFNMMALFFLGGAIERLQSPGAFALLVFLTGVTAIVLQSVFPESLGGSPNVIGISGAVYGLFGYLWIRPILQPTFPNLIPPSTVMLMMVFLFMFILLPQGSMGGVSVANVAHVAGLLTGIACAAVASRMPS; encoded by the coding sequence ATGCGTAAGATCGGCGAATTGACGGAACGAGCTGAAGCGGTCCGATTCTGCGACTATCTGTTGACGATCGACATCTCAGCGATGGCCGAGACGTCTCACAGCGATCCGCAAGCCTGGGCGATTTGGATTCGCGACGAAGATCGGTTGGACGAAGCGCGGACTCAGTTTGCCGCGTTTCGCGAGCAGCCGGGCGATGCGAAATACAACGTTCAAAAGCAAGCCGATGAGATTCGCAAGCAGCAGGAGGCGAAGAACAAAGATCGCTTGAAGCAGCAGCGGAAGGTGGGCGGTGCCGCTTGGGCTGGTTCGGGCAATTTCATGACCCGCAAACCGCGGCTGACTATCGGGTTGGTGATCACCTGTGTCGTGCTGTTTTTCATCACCGATCCCGGTGCCCAGCGGAGCGGCGATGATGCCGGAGCTCAATTGTTCCGTGCGCTACGTTTTGTCGGGGTGCAGGACTACGTTGAATCCGAAGGCGATCCGCTGGCATCGATCAAAAAGGGGGAGATCTGGCGAGTCTTTACGCCCAATCTGCTGCATGGCAGTCTGATGCACTTGGGCTTCAATATGATGGCGTTGTTCTTTCTTGGTGGCGCGATCGAGCGACTGCAGAGTCCCGGGGCGTTTGCGTTGTTGGTCTTCTTGACCGGTGTGACGGCGATCGTTTTGCAATCGGTGTTTCCTGAAAGTCTTGGCGGGTCGCCGAATGTGATCGGCATCTCCGGAGCGGTGTACGGGCTGTTCGGCTATTTGTGGATTCGCCCGATTTTGCAGCCAACGTTCCCGAACCTGATCCCGCCATCAACGGTCATGCTGATGATGGTGTTTCTGTTCATGTTCATCCTCTTGCCTCAGGGATCCATGGGGGGCGTCTCGGTAGCGAATGTCGCTCACGTGGCGGGGCTTCTTACCGGAATCGCGTGTGCTGCGGTGGCTTCTCGAATGCCTTCATGA
- the nagB gene encoding glucosamine-6-phosphate deaminase, which produces MRIIIEKDAAAAAKRCAELIVEQIQKKPNSVLGLATGGTPVACYQVLIEMYREKTVSFAGCKSFNLDEYVGLAGDHPQSYRHFMQKNLFDHIDIDPAATHVPNGLAKDYEAYGEVYEQQIADAGGIDLQLLGIGSDGHIAFNEPGSSLGSRTRLKTLMPETVQDNARFFDSIDEVPRLAVTMGVGTILESRQCLLMATGAHKADAIAGAIEGPVTCQNTASALQLHRDAVYVLDEAAAQGLTRQAYYRSSEEMHRKVLAEGV; this is translated from the coding sequence ATGCGAATCATCATCGAGAAGGACGCGGCTGCGGCGGCAAAACGTTGCGCCGAATTGATCGTCGAACAGATCCAGAAGAAACCGAACTCGGTTCTGGGGTTGGCTACGGGAGGCACTCCGGTCGCCTGCTATCAAGTGCTGATCGAAATGTATCGGGAGAAGACTGTCAGTTTCGCCGGGTGCAAGTCGTTCAACTTGGATGAATACGTTGGTTTGGCGGGGGATCATCCGCAGAGCTATCGACACTTCATGCAGAAAAATTTGTTCGACCACATCGACATCGATCCAGCCGCGACGCACGTCCCCAACGGTTTGGCGAAGGACTATGAAGCGTATGGCGAAGTCTACGAGCAACAGATCGCGGATGCTGGGGGAATCGACCTGCAATTGCTGGGCATCGGTAGCGACGGGCACATCGCATTTAACGAGCCCGGGTCGTCGCTGGGCAGCCGCACGCGGTTGAAAACTTTGATGCCTGAAACGGTTCAAGACAACGCGCGGTTCTTTGACTCGATCGACGAAGTGCCGCGATTGGCAGTCACGATGGGCGTCGGAACGATTCTCGAATCGCGACAATGTCTGTTGATGGCGACGGGGGCACACAAAGCCGATGCGATTGCTGGTGCGATCGAAGGCCCGGTCACTTGCCAGAACACAGCATCGGCGTTGCAGTTGCATCGCGACGCGGTCTACGTACTCGATGAAGCGGCCGCGCAGGGGCTGACTCGCCAAGCCTATTACCGCAGCAGCGAAGAGATGCATCGCAAGGTGCTCGCGGAGGGAGTTTGA
- the guaA gene encoding glutamine-hydrolyzing GMP synthase: MDERVLVLDFGSQYAQLIARRVREQNVYCQIVRHDISAERIAEYAPRGIILSGGPSSVYEDGAPRCDPKLFELGIPVLGICYGMQLACDALGGSVQHTPSREYGRAHCEVTDAADLFDGLPTNMQVWMSHGDQVSSVGEMFHAQARTETCPFAAVKHASLPVYGLQFHPEVTHTPEGKQLLRNFVLRVCGCTGKWQLSDFAEETIGQIREIVGDRRVICGLSGGVDSSVVAALLYKAIGPQLACILVDNGLLRKAEQADVVKAFTEHFKADLHVVDAGPQFMEALEGISEPQEKRRRIGHQFIEAFKSEATKIESAHFLAQGTLYPDVIESGAAQDGPAATIKLHHNVGGLPEELGFELIEPLRDLFKDEVRRLGIELGLPEDLVWRHPFPGPGLAVRCLGEITEEKLAVLREADAIVVEEVKAAGLYRQTSQTFAVLLPVQSVGVMGDARTYDNCVAVRSVDTDDFMTADWSRLPYDLLAKISTRIINEVKGVNRVCYDISSKPPATIEWE, translated from the coding sequence ATGGACGAACGGGTCCTGGTCCTCGACTTCGGTTCGCAATACGCACAGCTGATCGCCCGCCGTGTCCGCGAACAAAACGTCTATTGTCAGATCGTACGCCACGACATTTCGGCCGAGCGAATCGCCGAATACGCTCCACGAGGGATTATCTTGTCGGGCGGACCTTCGAGCGTTTACGAAGACGGGGCGCCGCGATGCGATCCCAAGTTGTTCGAACTCGGCATTCCCGTGCTCGGTATTTGTTACGGGATGCAGCTGGCCTGCGATGCTTTGGGCGGCAGCGTACAACACACACCAAGCCGCGAATACGGTCGGGCTCATTGCGAAGTCACCGACGCCGCGGACCTGTTCGATGGCCTTCCGACGAACATGCAAGTTTGGATGAGCCATGGCGATCAAGTCTCTTCGGTGGGAGAGATGTTCCATGCTCAGGCACGCACCGAAACTTGTCCTTTTGCCGCAGTCAAACACGCCAGTTTGCCGGTCTACGGATTGCAGTTTCACCCCGAGGTGACGCACACTCCCGAGGGGAAACAATTGCTGCGGAACTTTGTGCTTCGCGTTTGCGGTTGCACGGGCAAGTGGCAGTTGAGCGATTTCGCCGAAGAGACGATCGGCCAGATTCGGGAGATCGTCGGCGACCGTCGCGTGATCTGTGGGCTCTCCGGTGGCGTCGATTCGTCGGTCGTCGCTGCATTGCTGTACAAAGCGATCGGCCCTCAGTTGGCCTGCATCCTGGTCGACAATGGGCTGCTGCGAAAAGCGGAACAAGCGGATGTTGTGAAAGCGTTCACCGAACATTTTAAAGCTGATTTGCACGTCGTCGACGCTGGCCCTCAGTTTATGGAAGCGTTGGAAGGGATCAGCGAACCGCAAGAGAAACGCCGCCGAATCGGACACCAGTTTATCGAAGCGTTCAAATCCGAAGCGACCAAGATCGAATCGGCTCACTTCCTGGCTCAAGGGACTCTGTATCCCGACGTGATCGAAAGTGGAGCCGCTCAAGACGGACCGGCTGCGACGATCAAGTTGCATCACAACGTTGGCGGACTGCCCGAGGAGCTGGGCTTCGAATTGATCGAACCGCTCCGCGACCTGTTCAAAGATGAAGTCCGTCGTTTGGGAATCGAGCTCGGATTGCCCGAGGATCTCGTCTGGCGGCACCCGTTCCCGGGCCCCGGTTTGGCGGTTCGTTGTTTGGGTGAAATCACCGAAGAGAAATTGGCGGTCCTTCGGGAAGCCGATGCGATCGTCGTCGAAGAGGTCAAAGCGGCGGGATTGTACCGTCAGACGAGTCAAACGTTTGCCGTCCTGTTGCCGGTCCAAAGCGTCGGCGTGATGGGCGACGCGCGAACCTACGACAACTGTGTCGCGGTTCGATCTGTCGATACCGACGACTTTATGACAGCCGATTGGTCGCGGTTGCCCTACGACCTGTTGGCCAAAATCAGCACGCGAATCATCAATGAAGTCAAGGGGGTTAATCGCGTTTGCTACGACATCAGCAGCAAGCCCCCTGCAACGATCGAGTGGGAATAA